The Stappia sp. genome window below encodes:
- the cbiE gene encoding precorrin-6y C5,15-methyltransferase (decarboxylating) subunit CbiE codes for MSGQTLAPWLTVVGLGDDGAEGLPPLARRALDEAGRVFGGARHRDLLAPAGIAVTPWPSPFRAGLEALLAARGTPTVVVASGDPMWFGIGATLARHIAADEMLVLPAPSSLSLAAARLGWPLQEVEILSLHGRPLDAMRACLFPGARLLCLTSDGAAISDIADLLADEGYGASRLTVLEHLGGPRERRVSGTAEGWCETVNDLNVLAIEAVPVRDTPLRARVPGLPDDAFRHDGKITKREVRAVTLARLAPVPGALLWDIGAGSGAVSIEWLRAARGTRAIALEPNDARRTTARANAAALGTPHLDLRDATAPDALDGLEDPDAVFLGGGLTAPGIVDAVMAALRPGGRLVANAVTLESEAVLLAAHARHGGELCRLSIARASPVGGLTGWRPLMPVTQWSLVKP; via the coding sequence GTGAGCGGGCAGACCCTGGCCCCCTGGCTCACCGTGGTCGGCCTTGGCGATGACGGGGCCGAGGGACTGCCGCCGCTGGCGCGCCGGGCGCTTGACGAGGCGGGCCGCGTCTTCGGTGGCGCGCGCCACCGTGACCTGCTCGCCCCCGCCGGGATCGCGGTCACGCCCTGGCCCTCGCCTTTTCGCGCGGGGCTCGAGGCGCTGTTGGCCGCGCGCGGCACGCCGACGGTCGTGGTCGCCAGCGGCGATCCCATGTGGTTCGGCATCGGCGCGACGCTCGCTCGACATATCGCGGCGGACGAAATGCTGGTGCTTCCCGCGCCCTCGTCCCTGTCGCTCGCGGCCGCCCGGCTCGGCTGGCCCCTGCAGGAGGTGGAGATCCTGTCGCTGCATGGGCGTCCGCTCGATGCCATGCGCGCGTGCCTCTTTCCCGGCGCCCGGCTCCTGTGTCTGACCTCGGACGGCGCGGCGATCTCCGACATCGCCGACCTGCTCGCCGATGAGGGCTATGGCGCGAGCCGGCTGACGGTGCTGGAACATCTCGGCGGCCCTCGCGAACGGCGCGTCAGCGGCACCGCCGAAGGCTGGTGCGAAACGGTCAATGATCTCAATGTGCTCGCCATCGAGGCGGTGCCGGTCCGCGACACCCCCTTGCGCGCCCGCGTGCCGGGGCTGCCGGACGACGCCTTCCGCCACGACGGCAAGATCACCAAGCGCGAGGTGCGGGCCGTGACGCTCGCCCGGCTCGCGCCCGTGCCCGGCGCGCTCCTGTGGGACATCGGCGCGGGCTCCGGTGCGGTCTCCATCGAATGGCTGCGCGCCGCGCGCGGGACGCGGGCCATCGCACTGGAGCCGAACGACGCGCGCCGGACGACCGCGCGCGCCAATGCCGCGGCACTCGGCACGCCCCACCTCGATCTGCGCGACGCCACCGCGCCGGATGCGCTTGATGGACTGGAGGACCCCGATGCGGTGTTTCTCGGCGGCGGCCTGACGGCGCCGGGCATCGTCGACGCGGTGATGGCCGCGCTTCGGCCCGGCGGCCGGCTGGTCGCCAACGCGGTGACGCTGGAAAGCGAGGCGGTGCTGCTTGCCGCGCACGCCCGCCACGGCGGCGAGCTTTGCCGGCTGTCCATCGCCCGCGCGAGCCCGGTCGGCGGCCTCACCGGCTGGCGCCCCCTGATGCCCGTCACCCAATGGAGCCTCGTCAAGCCATGA